From the genome of Vicia villosa cultivar HV-30 ecotype Madison, WI linkage group LG2, Vvil1.0, whole genome shotgun sequence, one region includes:
- the LOC131648147 gene encoding uncharacterized protein At4g28440-like, translated as MATQTIKRKPVFVKADQLKPGTSGHTLTVKVVSSSPVKTVPSRGSRSSVIASRPSRIAECVVGDETAVIIFTARNEQVDLMNPGATIILRNAKIDMFKGSMRLAVDRWGRIEVTEPANFEVREDNNLSLVEYELVTVPQE; from the exons ATGGCGACACAAACGATAAAACGAAAGCCGGTGTTCGTGAAGGCCGATCAGCTGAAACCAGGAACAAGCGGACACACTCTGACAGTGAAGGTGGTGAGCTCTTCACCGGTGAAGACTGTCCCCAGCCGCGGTAGTCGATCGTCGGTGATTGCTTCTCGCCCCTCCCGTATCGCTGAATGCGTCGTTGGAGATGAAACTGCGGTGATAATCTTCACCGCTCGCAACGAACAGG TGGACCTCATGAACCCTGGTGCAACTATAATTCTGCGTAATGCCAAGATTGACATGTTCAAGGGATCTATGAGGCTGGCAGTTGATAGGTGGGGTCGTATAGAGGTCACAGAACCTGCAAATTTTGAAGTTAGAGAAGATAACAATCTTTCGTTAGTTGAATATGAGTTGGTCACTGTCCCTCAAGAGTGA